GCGTACTCGAAATCCAACCTCAGCATCTGCTGTCTTGCCGAGACGATCCTTACCTTTTTAGTGGTCATCCTTTTTTCCGAAGTGACAAGCCCATTCTCTATGCCTTTGGAATCAAGCAATTCCGTTACGAGTACCCCTTCGCCGTCGTCTCCAATGACAGCCGCCAATTCCACTTCGCACCCTAACCGGGCAAGGTTGTGAGCGACGTTACCGGCCCCTCCAAGACCATTGCGGCAGGAACTGATTTCGACGACAGGGATAGGAGCCTCAGGCGATATCCTTTCCGTAATACCCTCGTAGGTCTGGTCCAGGATGAGATCACCAACTACCAGTATCCTTGAACCGGAAAAACCTCTTCCGAGTATCTCCCGGGCGCTTTCTTTCGAGGTCACCTCAATCGCCCTCCCCAAATAAGTATCCACCATTTTTCTCCAAAAGGTTGACGTATCTTTCGACGGATCCCTCCAGGGTCGAAAAATCTTCAAGGAAGCCAGCGGACCTCAGTTTGGAAAGGTCGGCCTCGGTAAAACTCTGGTACTTTCTCTTCAAGTCTTCGGGGAAGGGGATAAATTCCACCTGGCCTTTCCCCAGAGAATCGATGACCGAATTTGCCAATTCCAGGAAGGAACACGACTTGCCTGTCCCGCAATTAAAAATGCCGGACTTTTCACCATGCTCAAGGAAGAAGAGGTTGACCCTGACGGCATCCTCGACGGGGAGGAAATCCCTTCGCTGTTCTCCCGGGCCGAAGCCGCCGGATCCCTCGAAGAGACCGACAGAACCCTTAGCGGCAATATTATTGAAGGCATGGAAAACAATAGATGCCATGCGGCCCTTGTGCATCTCCTGGGGACCGAAAACGTTGAAATACCTGAGCCCAACCACCTGGGACCTTGCAAAGGGGAGGACACGCCTGACATGATTGTCGAAAAGGAGTTTCGAAAAAGCATACAAGTTTAGGGGAAATTCGCACTCCGGCTCCTCTTTGAACCCCCTCTTCCCCGACCCGTAGACCGAAGCGGAGGAAGCGTAGATAAACTGGAAGCCTCTGGAAGCGGCGTAATCCAACAGTACCCTGGAGTATCGGTAATTATTGTCGACCATGTAGTCCCCGTCGACGTTCAGGGTGTCCGAACACGCTCCCTGGTGGAACAGGGCCCGAATACGCTTCCCCTCGAAAGCCCCGTGCCTGACCAGCTCCCTGAAGGCTGCCCTGTCGATCAGGTCGGAGAATTTTAAACCCCTTAGATTCTTGTACTTCTCCGTCTTGCCCATATGGTCGACGACCAGGATGTCGTGGAAGCCAACCCTATTCAGTCCGGCAATAAGATTACTGCCAATAAACCCGGCCCCCCCGGTGACAATGATCAAGGGAGGTCACCCCCCGGGCTTGCCGGAGTCTCTCCGAAGATCAGTTCTTCGACAATCTGGCAGAGTGCGTGCTCCACGGCAAGATGCACGTTCTGTATTACCGCTGTTTTTTCTGAATCGATCTCTATGGCGACGTCGGTCAATTCACCGATTGTCCCTCCCTGGCGCGTCAGCGCTATGGTTTTTACCTCCATCTTTTTTGCCACCCTGACAGCTCTTTTGATATTCTCGGAACTCCCGCTGGTGCTGATGCCCATGAGCACGTCCCCGGGCCGCCCCAGGGCCTGTACCTGGCGAACGAATACGTCCTCGAAACAGTAATCGTTGCAGAAAGCCGTAAGGAATGAGGAGTCCGTGGTGAGAGCAAGAGCCGGCAAGGCCGGGCGCTCCCTCTCGCCGGTAAGCCGGCAAACGAACTCGGCGGCCATATGCTGGCAGTCCGCGGCGCTCCCCCCGTTGCCGCAGAGCATCAGTTTACCACCCGCTTTTATTGAATCCACTATCAGGAAAGCCGCATCCAGGATGGAGCCACCTCCTCGGAGGAGTAGCTTTTTCAGCGCCTCTGCTGTCTCGAAAAACGATGCCGAAACCATCCCTTTCAGACGGCCATCCAGGCCGGGGTCCATCCTCTCAAGCACCATCTTCCTCTCCCTCGACCCATTTTTGTATGACCTCGGCGGCTCCAACGATGCTATCCGCCACCGCATCCCAAACAGGGTTTCCTTCCATTTCCGTCCGCAGGCCGTAACCGGTCCTCACCAGGATCCCTTTTGACCCTATCGTCCGGGCCAGTTCCATATCGGACCTCTTGTCGCCTACGACAAAAGACCTGGACAGGCTTATACCCAGATCCTTCGCGGCCTTTAAGGCCAGGTCGGGTTTTGGCTTCCGGCAATCGCAACCTTCCCATGGGGCATGAGGGCAGTGATAAACCCCGTCCAGTCTTGCGCCGCTTTTTTCCAAAAGCTGGACCATTCTCCTCAACACTTTTTTGTAGCTCTCCTCATTGAACAGCCCTCTGCCAATTCCCGACTGGTTTGTAAGAACAACGATCTTCAGCCCCATCAAGGACATTCTTATTATCGCTTCCGCCGCGGCGTCGACGAGGACCACATCATCGGGTTCGAAAACAAAACCTTTCTCCTCTATTATCACTCCATCCCTATCGAGGAAGACGGCCCGGTTC
This genomic window from Thermovirga sp. contains:
- the rfaD gene encoding ADP-glyceromanno-heptose 6-epimerase, with product MIIVTGGAGFIGSNLIAGLNRVGFHDILVVDHMGKTEKYKNLRGLKFSDLIDRAAFRELVRHGAFEGKRIRALFHQGACSDTLNVDGDYMVDNNYRYSRVLLDYAASRGFQFIYASSASVYGSGKRGFKEEPECEFPLNLYAFSKLLFDNHVRRVLPFARSQVVGLRYFNVFGPQEMHKGRMASIVFHAFNNIAAKGSVGLFEGSGGFGPGEQRRDFLPVEDAVRVNLFFLEHGEKSGIFNCGTGKSCSFLELANSVIDSLGKGQVEFIPFPEDLKRKYQSFTEADLSKLRSAGFLEDFSTLEGSVERYVNLLEKNGGYLFGEGD
- a CDS encoding SIS domain-containing protein — encoded protein: MVSASFFETAEALKKLLLRGGGSILDAAFLIVDSIKAGGKLMLCGNGGSAADCQHMAAEFVCRLTGERERPALPALALTTDSSFLTAFCNDYCFEDVFVRQVQALGRPGDVLMGISTSGSSENIKRAVRVAKKMEVKTIALTRQGGTIGELTDVAIEIDSEKTAVIQNVHLAVEHALCQIVEELIFGETPASPGGDLP
- a CDS encoding HAD family hydrolase, which produces MNQTHPGQRKSWSWSKNRAVFLDRDGVIIEEKGFVFEPDDVVLVDAAAEAIIRMSLMGLKIVVLTNQSGIGRGLFNEESYKKVLRRMVQLLEKSGARLDGVYHCPHAPWEGCDCRKPKPDLALKAAKDLGISLSRSFVVGDKRSDMELARTIGSKGILVRTGYGLRTEMEGNPVWDAVADSIVGAAEVIQKWVEGEEDGA